One Salvia splendens isolate huo1 chromosome 12, SspV2, whole genome shotgun sequence genomic window carries:
- the LOC121756855 gene encoding cyclin-dependent kinase inhibitor 7-like isoform X1 gives MGEFSVRIKCRAMEEDMRLNFNKKRKAYSKLENESCGEVELAEDSPSPAASRTSSCSKREDSNDVVKMSPSSPDLENADSHSEGFVTENSASTGRVFSREATPTSELCGDSEHVSLQLSPPPTSRKKSTNLRRKTPNSAADSMPSAAELEAFFAAAEKYEQKRFSEKYNYDIVKDVPLEGKYHWVRLLP, from the exons ATGGGGGAATTCAGCGTGAGAATAAAGTGTAGAGCGATGGAGGAAGATATGCGGTTGAATTTCAACAAAAAGAGGAAGGCTTACTCTAAGCTTGAGAATGAGAGCTGCGGCGAGGTGGAATTGGCGGAGGATTCACCGTCGCCGGCGGCGTCGAGGACTTCCAGCTGCTCTAAGCGTGAGGACTCAAACGACGTCGTGAAGATGAGTCCGAGTTCGCCAGATCTGGAG AATGCTGATTCGCACTCCGAGGGTTTCGTAACAGAAAATTCCGCCTCCACCGGTCGCGTTTTCAG TAGAGAGGCGACTCCAACCAGCGAGCTTTGCGGAGACTCGGAGCATGTTTCGTTGCAGCTATCGCCGCCGCCTACGTCAAGGAAAAAATCAACGAATCTCCGCCGTAAAACACCAAATTCCGCGGCGGACAGCATGCCATCGGCGGCGGAGCTGGAGGCTTTCTTCGCGGCGGCGGAAAAGTACGAGCAGAAACGATTCTCTGAAAA GTACAACTATGATATTGTAAAGGACGTGCCATTGGAGGGCAAGTATCACTGGGTTCGTTTACTGCCTTAA
- the LOC121756855 gene encoding cyclin-dependent kinase inhibitor 7-like isoform X2, giving the protein MGEFSVRIKCRAMEEDMRLNFNKKRKAYSKLENESCGEVELAEDSPSPAASRTSSCSKREDSNDVVKMSPSSPDLENADSHSEGFVTENSASTGRVFREATPTSELCGDSEHVSLQLSPPPTSRKKSTNLRRKTPNSAADSMPSAAELEAFFAAAEKYEQKRFSEKYNYDIVKDVPLEGKYHWVRLLP; this is encoded by the exons ATGGGGGAATTCAGCGTGAGAATAAAGTGTAGAGCGATGGAGGAAGATATGCGGTTGAATTTCAACAAAAAGAGGAAGGCTTACTCTAAGCTTGAGAATGAGAGCTGCGGCGAGGTGGAATTGGCGGAGGATTCACCGTCGCCGGCGGCGTCGAGGACTTCCAGCTGCTCTAAGCGTGAGGACTCAAACGACGTCGTGAAGATGAGTCCGAGTTCGCCAGATCTGGAG AATGCTGATTCGCACTCCGAGGGTTTCGTAACAGAAAATTCCGCCTCCACCGGTCGCGTTTTCAG AGAGGCGACTCCAACCAGCGAGCTTTGCGGAGACTCGGAGCATGTTTCGTTGCAGCTATCGCCGCCGCCTACGTCAAGGAAAAAATCAACGAATCTCCGCCGTAAAACACCAAATTCCGCGGCGGACAGCATGCCATCGGCGGCGGAGCTGGAGGCTTTCTTCGCGGCGGCGGAAAAGTACGAGCAGAAACGATTCTCTGAAAA GTACAACTATGATATTGTAAAGGACGTGCCATTGGAGGGCAAGTATCACTGGGTTCGTTTACTGCCTTAA